A single Luteolibacter rhizosphaerae DNA region contains:
- a CDS encoding L,D-transpeptidase family protein gives MRARFFLLALLPLVAASCGPMGGGGGESHYMSGFSGKREHDWKSSPIPDDVSYWDGDHMTGPASIKINLTQQKAFFYKGGQLAGVSKISTGKEGRGTPSGTYKVNMKNKWHRSSSYGVFKEKGTDRVVDDDAEAHNEPVPPGCYYEGAPMFNYLNFAPAVGMHTGYLPGYAASHGCVRMPDKMAQKFFENAPVGTPVTVER, from the coding sequence ATGAGAGCCCGATTTTTCCTACTCGCACTTCTTCCCCTCGTTGCAGCCTCTTGCGGTCCGATGGGCGGCGGCGGCGGCGAATCCCACTACATGAGCGGATTCAGCGGCAAGCGCGAGCACGACTGGAAATCCAGCCCGATCCCGGATGACGTCTCCTACTGGGACGGCGATCACATGACCGGCCCGGCCTCCATCAAGATCAACCTGACCCAGCAGAAGGCCTTCTTCTACAAGGGCGGGCAACTCGCCGGTGTTTCAAAGATCTCCACTGGCAAGGAAGGCCGCGGTACCCCTTCAGGCACCTACAAGGTGAACATGAAGAACAAGTGGCACCGCTCCTCCAGCTACGGCGTCTTCAAGGAAAAGGGCACCGACCGCGTGGTGGATGACGATGCGGAGGCCCACAACGAGCCGGTGCCTCCGGGCTGCTACTACGAGGGCGCGCCGATGTTCAACTACCTGAACTTCGCCCCCGCCGTGGGCATGCATACCGGCTACCTACCGGGCTACGCCGCCTCTCACGGCTGCGTGCGCATGCCGGACAAGATGGCCCAGAAGTTCTTCGAGAACGCCCCGGTGGGAACGCCCGTGACCGTCGAGCGATGA
- a CDS encoding rhodanese-like domain-containing protein, with amino-acid sequence MSPALPDPATTMELLPAQVSDLLPAIRRGEIELVDCREDEEWRFNRIEGARLVPLTRFAEAAVPEKPVIIYCHHGMRSLRATQYWRSRGNDAVWSMAGGIDRWSAEVDPEVPVY; translated from the coding sequence ATGAGCCCCGCTCTGCCCGACCCGGCGACCACCATGGAACTGCTCCCGGCCCAGGTCTCCGATCTGCTCCCCGCCATCCGGCGCGGCGAGATCGAGTTGGTCGATTGCCGGGAAGACGAGGAGTGGCGCTTCAACCGCATCGAGGGCGCACGCCTCGTGCCCCTCACCCGCTTCGCGGAAGCCGCCGTGCCGGAGAAGCCGGTGATCATCTACTGCCACCACGGAATGCGCTCGCTGCGAGCCACCCAGTACTGGCGCTCCCGCGGCAACGACGCGGTGTGGTCGATGGCCGGAGGGATTGATCGGTGGTCCGCGGAGGTGGACCCTGAAGTGCCGGTCTACTAG
- the dtd gene encoding D-aminoacyl-tRNA deacylase, translating to MRAVIQRVSSASVTIDGEVVSSIGTGLMVLLGIEDGDSAEDIAWLAPKIARMRIFGDDAGLMNLSVTDCGGEAIVVSQFTLHASTKKGNRPSFIRAARPEISKPLYEQFCAALSTEIGKPVGTGRFAADMKVALVNDGPVTIVIDTKARE from the coding sequence ATGCGCGCCGTCATCCAACGTGTCTCTTCCGCCTCGGTCACCATCGATGGCGAAGTGGTCTCCTCCATCGGCACCGGCCTGATGGTCCTGTTAGGCATCGAGGACGGCGACTCGGCGGAGGACATCGCATGGCTCGCCCCGAAGATCGCCCGCATGCGCATCTTCGGCGATGATGCCGGGCTCATGAACCTCTCCGTCACCGACTGCGGCGGCGAGGCCATTGTGGTCAGCCAGTTCACGCTTCACGCCTCCACCAAGAAGGGCAACCGCCCGTCCTTCATCCGAGCCGCGCGACCGGAAATCTCGAAGCCGCTCTACGAGCAATTCTGTGCCGCGCTCTCCACCGAGATCGGCAAGCCGGTCGGCACCGGCCGCTTCGCCGCCGACATGAAGGTGGCCCTCGTCAACGACGGTCCGGTGACCATCGTGATCGATACCAAGGCCCGCGAATAG